A DNA window from Amycolatopsis sp. DSM 110486 contains the following coding sequences:
- the kdpB gene encoding potassium-transporting ATPase subunit KdpB, with the protein MTVTETPRSPLEDQQHHAENAGRVGAGAFNARQLWLSLPEALRKLNPKHQLKNPVMFVVWAGSALTTVFAIVEPSVFAILVAIWLWLTVLFANLAEAVAEGRGKAQAESLRRSKKETVARRLTEDGSEESVPGVDLRVGDLVVVEAGQIIPGDGDVVEGIATVDESAITGESAPVIRESGGDRSAVTGGTTVLSDRIVVKITTKPGESFVDRMIALVEGASRQKTPNEIALTILLSTLTIIFLLAVVALQPMAGYSGKEQSVIVLTALLVCLIPTTIGALLSAIGIAGMDRLVQRNVLATSGRAVEAAGDVSTLLLDKTGTITFGNRKATELIPVVGSTMDDLARAARLSSLADGTPEGRSIIELITANHGLPDKAGDSEKLAEFVPFTAQTRMSGVDLGDREVRKGATSAVRQWVRERGGAMPDETERVVDEISQQGGTPLVVAESAGGRAFVRGVIRLSDVVKPGMKERFQELRSMGIKTVMITGDNPLTAKAIAEDAGVDDYLAEAKPEDKMALIKKEQEGGRLVAMTGDGTNDAPALAQSDVGVAMNTGTSAAKEAGNMVDLDSNPTKLIEIVEIGKQLLITRGALTTFSVANDLAKYFAILPAMFTSIFAQLGALNIMHLATPQSAILSAVIFNALIIVALIPLALRGVRYRPSSASALLRRNLLIYGLGGIVSPFLGIWVIDLIVRHIPGIG; encoded by the coding sequence ATGACAGTCACCGAAACCCCTCGAAGTCCCCTGGAAGACCAGCAGCACCACGCGGAGAACGCGGGCCGGGTCGGGGCGGGCGCGTTCAACGCGCGTCAGCTCTGGCTCTCGCTGCCCGAGGCGCTGCGCAAGCTCAACCCCAAGCACCAGCTGAAGAACCCCGTGATGTTCGTGGTGTGGGCCGGTTCGGCGCTCACCACGGTGTTCGCGATCGTGGAGCCGAGCGTGTTCGCGATCCTCGTCGCGATCTGGCTGTGGCTGACCGTGCTGTTCGCGAACCTCGCCGAGGCCGTCGCCGAAGGGCGCGGCAAGGCGCAAGCCGAGTCGCTGCGCAGGTCCAAGAAGGAGACGGTCGCGCGGCGGCTGACCGAGGACGGCTCCGAGGAGAGTGTGCCCGGTGTCGACCTGCGCGTCGGCGACCTGGTGGTCGTCGAGGCCGGTCAGATCATCCCCGGCGACGGTGACGTCGTCGAGGGCATCGCGACCGTCGACGAGTCGGCCATCACGGGCGAGTCGGCGCCGGTCATCCGCGAGTCGGGCGGCGACCGCTCGGCCGTGACGGGTGGCACCACGGTGCTGTCCGACCGGATCGTCGTGAAGATCACCACCAAGCCCGGTGAGTCCTTCGTGGACCGCATGATCGCGTTGGTGGAAGGCGCTTCCCGGCAGAAGACGCCCAACGAGATCGCGCTGACGATCCTGCTCTCGACCCTGACCATCATCTTCCTGCTCGCCGTGGTGGCGCTGCAGCCGATGGCCGGGTACTCGGGCAAGGAACAGTCGGTGATCGTGCTGACGGCACTGCTCGTCTGCCTGATCCCGACCACGATCGGCGCGCTGCTGAGCGCCATCGGCATCGCGGGCATGGACCGGCTGGTGCAGCGCAACGTGCTGGCCACCTCCGGGCGCGCGGTGGAAGCCGCGGGCGACGTCTCGACGCTGCTGCTCGACAAGACGGGCACGATCACCTTCGGCAACCGCAAGGCCACCGAGCTGATCCCCGTCGTCGGGTCCACAATGGACGATCTGGCCCGCGCGGCCCGGCTGTCCAGCCTCGCCGACGGCACGCCCGAGGGTCGCAGCATCATCGAGCTGATCACGGCGAACCACGGCCTGCCCGACAAGGCCGGCGACAGCGAGAAGCTCGCCGAGTTCGTGCCCTTCACGGCGCAGACGCGGATGAGCGGTGTCGACCTCGGCGACCGTGAGGTCCGCAAGGGCGCCACCTCGGCCGTGCGCCAGTGGGTGCGCGAGCGCGGCGGCGCGATGCCGGACGAGACCGAGCGCGTCGTCGACGAGATCAGCCAGCAGGGCGGCACGCCGCTGGTGGTGGCGGAGTCGGCCGGCGGACGCGCGTTCGTGCGCGGCGTGATCCGCCTGTCCGACGTGGTCAAGCCGGGCATGAAGGAACGGTTCCAGGAACTGCGTTCGATGGGCATCAAGACGGTGATGATCACGGGTGACAACCCGCTCACCGCCAAGGCCATCGCCGAGGACGCGGGCGTCGACGACTACCTCGCCGAGGCCAAGCCCGAGGACAAGATGGCGCTCATCAAGAAGGAGCAGGAGGGCGGGCGGCTCGTCGCGATGACGGGTGACGGCACGAACGACGCGCCCGCGCTGGCGCAGTCCGACGTCGGCGTCGCGATGAACACGGGCACGTCGGCCGCGAAGGAGGCCGGCAACATGGTCGACCTCGACTCGAACCCGACCAAGCTCATCGAGATCGTGGAGATCGGCAAGCAGCTGCTCATCACGCGCGGCGCGCTCACGACCTTCAGTGTCGCCAACGACCTCGCGAAATACTTCGCCATCCTGCCCGCGATGTTCACGTCCATCTTCGCCCAGCTGGGCGCGCTGAACATCATGCACCTGGCGACACCCCAGTCGGCCATCCTCTCGGCCGTCATCTTCAACGCACTGATCATCGTCGCCCTGATCCCGCTGGCCCTGCGGGGCGTGCGGTACCGGCCGTCGTCGGCTTCCGCGCTGCTGCGCCGGAACCTGCTGATCTACGGCCTCGGCGGCATCGTGAGCCCGTTCCTCGGTATCTGGGTGATCGACTTGATCGTGCGCCACATCCCTGGAATCGGGTGA
- a CDS encoding potassium-transporting ATPase subunit C: MNSLVKQTWAGLRVIIAMTVLLGLIYPFAVWAIGRIPGLESNAEGSVVTQNGQAVGSSLIGIDPVAADPAHDPWFHNRPSALSKDALGPGDPSTSGASNKGPFNEDLVKTITERKDAIAKRENVAPAQVPADAVTASGSGLDPSISVAYADLQIPRVAKNTGLSEDKVRELVEANTTGAGIGVPGVNVLLLNLAVHSAAPGAH; this comes from the coding sequence ATGAACTCATTGGTCAAGCAGACCTGGGCGGGCCTGCGCGTCATCATCGCGATGACGGTGCTGCTCGGGCTGATCTACCCGTTCGCCGTGTGGGCGATCGGGCGGATCCCGGGCCTGGAGTCGAACGCGGAAGGCTCGGTCGTCACGCAGAACGGGCAGGCCGTGGGGTCGTCGCTGATCGGGATCGACCCGGTCGCGGCCGACCCGGCGCACGACCCCTGGTTCCACAACCGGCCCTCGGCGTTGTCGAAGGACGCGCTCGGCCCCGGTGACCCGTCCACCTCGGGCGCGTCGAACAAGGGCCCGTTCAACGAGGACCTCGTGAAGACCATCACCGAGCGCAAGGACGCCATCGCGAAGCGGGAGAACGTCGCCCCGGCCCAGGTGCCGGCGGACGCCGTGACCGCTTCCGGTTCCGGCCTCGACCCGTCGATCAGCGTCGCGTACGCCGACCTCCAGATCCCGCGTGTCGCGAAGAACACGGGGCTGAGCGAGGACAAGGTGCGCGAGCTGGTCGAGGCGAACACCACGGGCGCCGGGATCGGCGTGCCGGGCGTGAACGTGCTGCTGCTCAACTTGGCCGTGCATTCCGCTGCGCCAGGAGCACACTGA
- a CDS encoding sensor histidine kinase KdpD: MSTPSTTPKPRRGELRIYLGAAPGVGKTFAMLGEARRRLERGTDVVVGLVETHGRQKTADLLDGLEIVPRRTVSHRGHEFAEMDLEAILKRAPEVVIIDELAHTNVPGARHDKRWQDVEELLESGIDVLSTVNVQHLQSLNDVVERITGVTQQETVPDEVVRKAEQLELVDITPEALRRRLAHGNVYPAERIDAALGNYFRPGNLTALRELALLWVADQVDVALQRYRAEQKITDTWEARERVVVSITGGPESETLIRRASRIATRAGAELQVVHILRGDGLSGLGPTAMARSRTLAEEVGATFHAVVGDDVPTALLDFARGVNATQLVIGTSRRSRVARLFDEGIGAAVVQQSGSIDVHMVTHSYAGGRLRARLGASPLAPSRLVVGWVLSLALPILATGLGVLLRDTVEFSTDVILYVLATVIVALVGGLGPAVIAAVFGAGLLNFFFTPPLYTLNVHSPQNVVTLVAMIVVAVLVALVVASAARRGSQAARARTEAALLASYARTVLTNPNPIERLLEKVKENFGLTSVTLLEKKNGAWQKVAIAGQFPCADPDEADVDIAVTADVHLTLRGRALPAADRRVLDAVAGQALLALRQQRMAAAAAAAERKAEATELRTTLLSAVGHDLRTPLTSIKAAIGSLRAPDLSLSEEDTAELQETIELSADRLAGLIDNLLDSSRLATGAVTPHLRPVGYDEVVAHALSNVDNSQDVKVGVDVSLPSVLADPGLLERVIANVLDNALRHGGGVVSARASAHSEYVELRIVDHGRGLKKGTADSAFAPFQRLGGDRDSTPGVGLGLSVAKGFIEAMGGSIRAEDTPGGGLTVVISLPAYTGQNPDKDLLKIDEAAGSVADEAVEGVGS; the protein is encoded by the coding sequence GTGAGCACACCGAGTACGACCCCGAAGCCGCGCCGAGGAGAACTGCGGATCTACCTCGGCGCGGCTCCGGGCGTGGGCAAGACTTTCGCGATGCTGGGCGAGGCCCGCCGCCGGCTGGAGCGCGGGACCGACGTCGTGGTGGGCCTCGTGGAGACCCACGGCCGTCAGAAGACCGCAGACCTGCTCGACGGCCTCGAGATCGTGCCACGGCGCACGGTCAGCCACCGCGGGCACGAGTTCGCGGAGATGGACCTCGAAGCGATCCTGAAGCGCGCTCCCGAGGTCGTCATCATCGACGAGCTCGCGCACACCAACGTGCCCGGCGCGCGCCACGACAAGCGCTGGCAGGACGTCGAGGAGCTGCTCGAGTCCGGGATCGACGTGCTGTCCACGGTCAACGTGCAGCACCTGCAGAGCCTCAACGACGTCGTCGAGCGCATCACCGGCGTCACGCAGCAGGAGACCGTGCCCGACGAGGTCGTGCGCAAGGCCGAGCAGCTGGAGCTCGTGGACATCACGCCGGAGGCGCTGCGGCGCCGGCTCGCGCACGGCAACGTCTACCCGGCCGAGCGCATCGACGCCGCGCTGGGCAACTACTTCCGTCCCGGCAACCTCACCGCGCTGCGCGAGCTGGCGCTGCTGTGGGTCGCCGACCAGGTCGACGTCGCCCTGCAGCGCTACCGCGCCGAGCAGAAGATCACCGACACGTGGGAGGCGCGTGAACGCGTTGTCGTGTCCATCACCGGCGGCCCCGAGAGCGAGACGCTCATCCGGCGCGCGAGCCGCATCGCCACGCGCGCGGGTGCGGAGCTGCAGGTGGTGCACATCCTGCGCGGCGACGGGCTGTCCGGGCTCGGGCCCACGGCCATGGCGCGCAGCCGCACGCTGGCCGAGGAAGTCGGGGCCACGTTCCACGCCGTCGTCGGCGACGACGTGCCCACAGCGTTGCTGGACTTCGCACGCGGGGTCAACGCCACGCAGCTCGTGATCGGCACCTCGCGCCGGTCGCGGGTGGCGCGGCTGTTCGACGAGGGCATCGGCGCGGCCGTGGTGCAGCAGTCCGGCTCGATCGACGTGCACATGGTCACGCACTCCTACGCCGGCGGCCGGCTGCGGGCGCGCCTCGGCGCGAGCCCGCTGGCGCCGTCGAGGCTCGTGGTGGGCTGGGTGCTGAGCCTGGCGCTGCCGATCCTCGCGACCGGCTTGGGCGTGCTGCTGCGCGACACCGTCGAGTTCTCCACCGACGTGATCCTCTACGTGCTCGCGACGGTGATCGTCGCGCTCGTCGGCGGGCTCGGCCCGGCGGTGATCGCGGCCGTGTTCGGCGCGGGCCTGCTCAACTTCTTCTTCACGCCACCGCTGTACACGCTCAACGTGCACAGCCCGCAGAACGTGGTCACGCTCGTGGCGATGATCGTGGTCGCCGTGCTGGTGGCCCTCGTCGTCGCCTCGGCGGCCCGGCGCGGCAGCCAGGCCGCGCGGGCGCGCACGGAAGCGGCGCTGCTGGCGTCGTACGCGCGCACGGTTTTGACGAACCCGAACCCAATCGAGCGGCTGCTGGAGAAGGTGAAGGAAAACTTCGGCCTGACATCGGTCACGTTGCTGGAGAAGAAGAACGGCGCGTGGCAGAAGGTCGCGATCGCAGGGCAGTTCCCGTGCGCCGACCCGGACGAGGCCGACGTGGACATCGCGGTGACGGCCGACGTCCACCTGACCCTGCGCGGCCGGGCACTGCCCGCGGCCGACCGGCGAGTGCTGGACGCCGTGGCCGGGCAGGCGCTGCTCGCGCTGCGCCAGCAGCGGATGGCCGCGGCCGCGGCGGCGGCCGAGCGCAAGGCCGAGGCGACGGAGCTGCGCACCACGCTGCTTTCGGCCGTCGGCCACGACCTGCGCACGCCGTTGACGTCCATCAAGGCGGCGATCGGCAGCCTGCGCGCGCCGGACCTGTCACTGTCCGAGGAGGACACCGCGGAGCTGCAGGAGACCATCGAGCTCTCGGCCGACCGGCTCGCCGGGCTCATCGACAACCTGCTCGACTCCTCCCGCCTGGCCACCGGCGCGGTCACGCCGCACCTGCGGCCGGTGGGCTACGACGAGGTGGTGGCCCACGCACTGTCCAACGTGGACAATTCGCAGGACGTGAAGGTGGGCGTGGACGTGAGCCTGCCTTCGGTGCTGGCTGACCCCGGCTTGCTCGAACGGGTGATCGCCAACGTCCTGGACAACGCCTTGCGCCACGGCGGTGGCGTGGTGTCGGCGCGGGCGAGCGCGCACTCCGAGTACGTGGAGCTGCGGATCGTGGACCACGGCCGCGGCCTGAAGAAGGGCACGGCGGATTCGGCGTTCGCGCCGTTCCAGCGGCTGGGCGGCGACCGCGACTCGACCCCCGGCGTGGGGCTCGGGCTGTCGGTCGCGAAGGGCTTCATCGAGGCGATGGGCGGCAGCATCCGGGCCGAGGACACGCCGGGCGGCGGTCTCACCGTGGTGATCTCGCTGCCCGCCTACACCGGGCAGAATCCGGACAAAGACCTCCTCAAGATCGACGAGGCCGCCGGCTCAGTCGCTGACGAGGCTGTGGAGGGAGTGGGCTCGTGA
- a CDS encoding response regulator: protein MSPDKAATVLVVDDEPQIVRALRINLNARGYKVITAHDGTAALKAVAETKPDVVVLDLGLPDLDGTEVIAGLRGWTTVPIIVLSARGDSADKVQALDAGADDYVTKPFGMDELLARLRAAVRRSTVAGSDGAEAVVDTGSFTIDLAAKKVRRDGKEVHLTKTEWGVLELLVRNRGRLVAQKQLLHEVWGPSYETESHYLRVYLAQLRRKLEPEPSRPRHLLTEPGMGYRFEV, encoded by the coding sequence GTGAGTCCCGACAAGGCGGCCACCGTGCTGGTGGTCGACGACGAACCGCAGATCGTGCGCGCGCTGCGGATCAACCTCAACGCCCGCGGGTACAAGGTGATCACGGCGCACGACGGCACCGCGGCGCTCAAGGCCGTGGCCGAGACCAAACCCGACGTGGTGGTGCTCGACCTCGGGCTGCCCGACCTCGACGGCACCGAGGTGATCGCCGGCCTGCGCGGCTGGACCACGGTGCCGATCATCGTGCTCTCGGCGCGCGGCGACTCGGCCGACAAGGTCCAGGCGCTCGACGCGGGCGCTGACGACTACGTGACGAAACCGTTCGGCATGGACGAGCTGCTCGCCCGGCTGCGGGCCGCCGTGCGGCGCTCGACCGTGGCCGGCTCCGACGGTGCGGAAGCCGTGGTGGACACGGGTTCCTTCACGATCGACCTGGCGGCGAAGAAGGTCCGTCGCGACGGCAAAGAGGTGCACCTGACCAAGACCGAGTGGGGCGTGCTGGAGCTGCTGGTGCGCAACCGCGGCCGGTTGGTGGCCCAGAAGCAGCTGCTGCACGAGGTGTGGGGGCCGTCGTACGAGACGGAGTCGCACTACCTGCGCGTGTACCTGGCGCAGCTGCGGCGGAAGCTGGAGCCGGAGCCCTCACGTCCGCGGCACCTGCTCACGGAACCCGGGATGGGGTACCGCTTCGAGGTCTGA
- a CDS encoding acylphosphatase, producing MSEEETHIRLAAWVHGRVQGVGFRWWTRSRALELGLVGFARNLPDGRVEVVAEGGRDHCERLLATLRSGESPGSVDHVVERWSPAKGGLTGFAER from the coding sequence GTGAGTGAGGAAGAAACACACATCCGGCTGGCGGCGTGGGTCCACGGGCGAGTCCAGGGGGTCGGTTTCCGCTGGTGGACCCGGAGCCGCGCGCTGGAGCTCGGCCTGGTCGGCTTCGCCCGCAACCTGCCCGACGGCCGTGTCGAGGTGGTAGCGGAGGGTGGTCGCGACCACTGTGAGCGGTTGTTGGCCACCCTGAGGTCGGGAGAATCACCCGGAAGTGTGGATCACGTCGTCGAGCGCTGGAGCCCGGCGAAGGGTGGTCTGACGGGCTTCGCCGAGCGCTGA
- the smc gene encoding chromosome segregation protein SMC has translation MHLKSLTLKGFKSFASATTLRFEPGITCVVGPNGSGKSNVLDALRWVMGTQGAKDLRGGKMEDVIFAGTAGRAPLGRAEVTLTIDNADGALPIEYTEVSITRRMFRDGASEYEINGDRCRLMDVQELLSDSGIGREMHVIVGQGQLAAILESKPEERRAFIEEAAGVLKHRKRKEQTLRKLANMQGNLDRLGDLTTELRRQLKPLGKQAEIARKAQSVQSELRDSRLRLLADDLVTQRGAIAREEADERTARQRRTEVEQALEVVAAEETELEASLAEDAPKLQTAQETWYKLSALAERLRGTVRLAVERQRHLSSDVSAPTGGRDPEELLAEAEQVAEREQELNEAVMEARELLAETVLRREDLEQRVQAAERAHWAAVRAIADRREGMAKLTGQVEALRSKNGATADEIDRLSVSLQESAERAEIALEELEEAKAEGGVEESDDADLMQRHDRAVEANNAAKARVEELVKAERSAEREIASERARVEALSMGLKRKDGAGALLGASHELPGLLGSVAALLTVEPGHEVALAAALGPVADAVAVAGGEQALTALKYLKDTDSGRAGIVLGSYGSTVDIQSVDTSSWPVLPYGARWAREVVTAPEQLRPAVEQALDKLALVNDLEVARQLVASHPDVRAVTGEGDVFGARWVAGGSAARESVIEVQAAVDEAGERLRTAERALERHTAELEGARAEQQARREEVGQAKDALGDAKVRKARSSERLNRMQQAARSAQAEVERLAGQRAKVEQSREQALEQLAEFEERLAAVAEQPVEDDPDTAERDEAVAQLTVVRQEEMEARLAQRTSEERARSIAGRAESLRRAALAEQQARERAAKAREARERGAAIANAVVNAGELALERIEHSVQRAAAERDEAQAQRQTRETALTAVRAKVRELSGELEKLTDAVHRDEVLRAEQRLRLETLEAKIAEDFGIGLADLVQEYGPDVPVPPSAGEMAEYEAAKERGEDVTMPPPMPYDRDTQARRAKRAEKDLTLLGKVNPLALEEFAALEERYKFLSTQLEDLKDTRKDLEAVIRQVDEKILEVFASAYADVAREFETVFSVLFPGGEGRMVLTQPNDLLATGVDVEARPPGKKVKRLSLLSGGEKSLVAVGMLVAIFRARPSPFYVMDEVEAALDDTNMRRLIGLLEQLRDSSQLIIITHQKPTMEIADALYGVSMQGDGITKVISQRLRAEDEEPVPAG, from the coding sequence GTGCACCTGAAAAGCTTGACGCTGAAGGGTTTCAAGTCCTTCGCCTCGGCCACCACGCTGCGGTTCGAACCAGGGATCACGTGCGTGGTCGGGCCCAATGGTTCGGGCAAGTCCAACGTCCTCGACGCGCTGCGCTGGGTCATGGGTACTCAGGGCGCGAAAGACCTGCGCGGCGGCAAGATGGAAGACGTCATCTTCGCCGGCACCGCGGGCCGCGCCCCCCTCGGCCGCGCCGAGGTCACGCTCACCATCGACAATGCCGACGGCGCGCTGCCCATCGAGTACACCGAGGTCTCCATCACGCGCCGCATGTTCCGCGACGGCGCGAGCGAGTACGAGATCAACGGCGACCGCTGTCGTCTGATGGATGTGCAGGAACTGCTGTCGGACTCCGGTATCGGCCGCGAGATGCACGTCATCGTCGGGCAGGGCCAGCTGGCGGCGATCCTCGAGTCGAAGCCCGAAGAGCGCCGCGCCTTCATCGAAGAGGCCGCGGGCGTCCTCAAGCACCGCAAGCGCAAGGAACAGACCTTGCGCAAGCTCGCGAACATGCAGGGCAACCTCGACCGCCTCGGCGACCTCACCACCGAGCTGCGCCGCCAGCTCAAGCCGCTGGGCAAGCAGGCCGAGATCGCGCGCAAGGCCCAGTCGGTGCAGTCCGAGCTGCGCGACTCCCGTCTGCGCCTGCTGGCCGACGACCTGGTGACCCAGCGAGGCGCCATCGCCCGCGAAGAGGCCGACGAGCGCACCGCGCGTCAGCGCCGCACCGAGGTGGAACAGGCCCTGGAGGTCGTGGCCGCCGAGGAGACGGAGCTGGAGGCCTCGCTCGCCGAGGACGCGCCGAAGCTGCAGACCGCGCAGGAGACCTGGTACAAGCTCTCCGCGCTGGCCGAGCGCCTGCGCGGCACTGTCCGGCTCGCCGTGGAGCGCCAGCGCCACCTGTCCTCCGACGTCTCGGCCCCAACGGGCGGGCGCGACCCCGAGGAGCTGCTGGCCGAGGCCGAGCAGGTCGCCGAGCGCGAGCAGGAGCTCAACGAGGCCGTGATGGAGGCCCGGGAGCTGCTGGCCGAGACCGTGCTGCGGCGCGAGGACCTCGAACAGCGCGTGCAGGCCGCCGAACGCGCCCACTGGGCCGCGGTGCGCGCCATCGCCGACCGCCGCGAGGGCATGGCGAAGCTGACCGGCCAGGTCGAGGCGCTGCGCAGCAAGAACGGCGCCACCGCCGACGAGATCGACCGCCTGTCGGTGTCGCTGCAGGAATCCGCCGAGCGCGCGGAGATCGCGCTGGAGGAGCTCGAAGAGGCCAAGGCCGAGGGCGGCGTCGAGGAGTCCGACGACGCCGACCTCATGCAGCGCCACGACCGCGCGGTCGAGGCCAACAACGCCGCCAAGGCCCGCGTCGAAGAGCTGGTGAAGGCCGAGCGCTCCGCCGAACGCGAGATCGCGTCGGAGCGGGCACGTGTCGAGGCGCTGTCGATGGGTCTCAAGCGCAAGGACGGCGCCGGCGCGCTGCTGGGCGCGTCGCACGAGCTGCCGGGCCTGCTGGGGTCGGTCGCCGCGCTGCTCACGGTGGAGCCGGGCCACGAGGTGGCGCTGGCCGCCGCGCTCGGGCCGGTCGCAGACGCCGTGGCCGTGGCCGGCGGCGAGCAGGCGCTGACCGCGCTGAAGTACTTGAAGGACACCGATTCCGGCCGTGCCGGCATCGTGCTGGGCAGCTACGGATCCACTGTGGATATTCAAAGCGTGGACACGTCGTCGTGGCCAGTGCTTCCCTACGGCGCCCGCTGGGCCCGTGAGGTCGTGACCGCGCCGGAGCAGCTGCGCCCGGCCGTCGAGCAGGCGCTGGACAAGCTGGCGCTGGTCAACGACTTGGAAGTGGCACGGCAGCTCGTCGCGAGCCACCCGGACGTCCGCGCGGTCACCGGCGAAGGTGACGTGTTCGGCGCCCGCTGGGTCGCCGGCGGCTCGGCCGCGCGCGAGAGCGTGATCGAGGTCCAGGCCGCCGTCGACGAGGCGGGCGAGCGGCTGCGCACGGCCGAGCGCGCGCTGGAGCGCCACACCGCCGAGCTGGAAGGCGCCCGCGCCGAGCAGCAGGCCCGGCGCGAAGAGGTCGGCCAGGCCAAGGATGCCCTCGGTGACGCGAAGGTCCGCAAGGCGCGGTCGTCGGAGCGGCTGAACCGGATGCAGCAGGCCGCGCGTTCGGCGCAGGCCGAGGTCGAGCGCCTCGCCGGGCAGCGCGCGAAGGTGGAGCAGAGCCGCGAGCAGGCGCTGGAGCAGCTGGCCGAGTTCGAGGAGCGGCTCGCCGCAGTCGCCGAGCAGCCGGTGGAGGACGATCCCGACACGGCCGAGCGCGACGAGGCCGTGGCCCAGCTGACCGTGGTCCGCCAGGAGGAGATGGAGGCGCGGCTCGCGCAGCGCACCTCCGAGGAGCGGGCGCGCAGCATCGCCGGGCGGGCCGAGTCGCTGCGCCGCGCGGCGCTCGCCGAGCAGCAGGCCCGGGAACGCGCCGCCAAGGCCCGCGAGGCGCGGGAGCGCGGCGCCGCGATCGCCAACGCCGTGGTCAACGCCGGTGAGCTCGCGCTGGAACGCATCGAGCACTCCGTGCAGCGCGCGGCCGCCGAGCGCGACGAAGCCCAGGCACAGCGCCAGACCCGCGAGACCGCGCTCACCGCGGTGCGCGCCAAGGTCCGCGAGCTGTCCGGCGAGCTCGAGAAGCTCACCGACGCCGTGCACCGCGACGAGGTGCTCCGTGCCGAGCAGCGGCTGCGGCTGGAGACGCTCGAGGCCAAGATCGCCGAGGACTTCGGCATCGGCCTCGCGGACCTGGTCCAGGAGTACGGCCCCGACGTGCCAGTGCCGCCGAGCGCGGGCGAGATGGCCGAGTACGAGGCGGCCAAGGAGCGCGGCGAGGACGTGACCATGCCGCCGCCCATGCCGTACGACCGCGACACGCAGGCCCGCCGCGCCAAGCGCGCGGAGAAGGACCTGACGCTGCTGGGCAAGGTCAACCCGCTGGCGCTGGAGGAGTTCGCGGCGCTGGAGGAGCGCTACAAGTTCCTTTCGACCCAGCTCGAGGACCTCAAGGACACGCGCAAGGACCTCGAAGCCGTGATCCGGCAGGTCGACGAGAAGATCCTGGAGGTCTTCGCCTCGGCCTACGCCGACGTCGCGCGCGAGTTCGAAACCGTGTTCAGCGTGCTGTTCCCTGGCGGCGAGGGCCGCATGGTCCTCACCCAGCCCAACGACCTGCTCGCCACCGGCGTCGATGTCGAGGCGCGTCCGCCGGGCAAGAAGGTGAAGCGGCTGTCGCTCCTGTCGGGTGGCGAGAAGTCGCTGGTGGCCGTGGGCATGCTGGTGGCCATCTTCCGCGCCCGCCCTTCACCCTTCTACGTGATGGACGAGGTCGAGGCGGCGCTCGACGACACCAACATGCGCCGGCTGATCGGGCTGCTGGAGCAGCTGCGCGACTCGTCGCAGCTGATCATCATCACCCACCAGAAGCCGACCATGGAGATCGCCGACGCGCTCTACGGCGTGAGCATGCAGGGCGACGGCATCACGAAGGTGATCTCGCAGCGCCTGCGCGCCGAAGACGAGGAGCCGGTGCCCGCGGGCTGA
- a CDS encoding DUF3455 domain-containing protein, with translation MKRISLALAAGSMILLGGATACSSASGAAAADPGAAKAAAGAQAGAPAQSQAGTQDGTPEVIAAPAQVQVPPGNKRVATFHGEGVQIYGCTDGAWTLIQPAAIMSDNGKAVALHSKGPVWTSTVDGSTVAATAVPGKAVQHTDAIPEILLKSDQDTGKGVFGTVTYVQRLATKGGLAPKGACTTGQQTSTPYSAEYAFWAAN, from the coding sequence ATGAAGCGGATTTCTCTGGCACTGGCGGCTGGTTCGATGATCCTCCTGGGCGGTGCGACGGCGTGTTCGTCGGCCTCCGGGGCCGCGGCGGCCGACCCGGGCGCGGCGAAGGCGGCGGCCGGGGCCCAGGCCGGAGCGCCGGCGCAGTCGCAGGCCGGCACCCAGGATGGCACCCCCGAGGTGATCGCGGCCCCCGCGCAGGTGCAGGTGCCGCCGGGCAACAAGCGCGTGGCCACCTTCCACGGCGAGGGTGTGCAGATCTACGGCTGCACCGACGGCGCGTGGACCCTGATCCAGCCCGCGGCCATCATGTCCGACAACGGCAAGGCCGTGGCCCTGCACAGCAAGGGACCGGTGTGGACGTCCACTGTGGACGGCAGCACGGTCGCCGCCACCGCCGTGCCCGGCAAGGCCGTGCAGCACACCGACGCGATCCCCGAGATCCTGCTCAAGTCCGACCAGGACACCGGCAAGGGCGTGTTCGGCACCGTCACCTACGTGCAGCGGCTGGCCACCAAGGGCGGCCTCGCCCCGAAGGGCGCGTGCACCACGGGCCAGCAGACCTCCACGCCGTACTCGGCCGAGTATGCGTTCTGGGCCGCGAACTAA